The genomic segment TAATAAATAATACTAAAAGTAATACAAAAAAATTCTAAAAAAAATATGCTGAATTATAAATAAAATGAAATAAAATATTAAATATTATGCAAGTTGTAGCAGATGTTGGAGGAATACCTGGAAGAGATTGTAACGGTTTTTGCAAATACTGTTACTTTAGAAAGGTAAAGGAAGTTAAGACCTTTGGCTGTGCACACTGTTTACCAAACAAAATTGGTTGTGAAAGATGCAGTAAAGGAGTTGCTGAATCACAAGGTGCCTTTAAAGCCCCATTTGAAGTGATAAACGAAGTGCAAACCGCTTTAATGATGGGAATGCCACAAGGTGAAGTGAGTGCATATATCAGTGGTGGAGGAGATATCAGCTGTTATCCACACCTGGAAACACTAACTGCCAACTTAAATCAGTTTTCAATCTCATCAGTACTGGGATACACATGCGGCAAAGGTATAAACGATTCAAACATGGCTACAAGATTGATAAATAACGGAGTTAAGGAGGTCTCATTTACTGTTTTTTCAACCGACCCTCAACTTCGAAGGGAATGGGTAAAAGATCCGAACCCTGACGAGGGCCTGAAGGCATGCCAGATATTTTGTGAAAATATTGATTTGACCGGAGCATCAGTAATCATCCCAGGAGTCAATGACGGAGATGTTTTAAGGCAAACCTGTAATTCCCTAGAGGAATGGGGTGCAAAGGGAATGCTTTTGATGAGATTTGCAAACACATTCAATGAAGGGTTGATTTTAGGCAATGAACCGATTATAAAAGGAATTGAATCACAGCCCGTAGAGGATTTTGCAGAACTTGTCAGACAGATTAACTCCGAGTATAAATTCAGAGTCAGCGGAACACCATTGTGCGATCCTGAAACCGGCGGCCCATTTGCAATAGCAAAAGATGAAAATGAAGTCTTCCTGCAATTCATCAAACCTGTTACCGGAGAGGCTACAATCATAACCTCAAAAATAGCCGAGCCATTCATTTCCAAAATATTCAAAAAAATTGAAGCTGACAGCGTCAATGTTGTTGCATGCGAAAAGGAAATAGCATGTCTGATAACAAAAGAAGATTTGGAAAAACTGGACTTATCCGAAATCAAGGATGCAGTGATATTGCCAGGCAGGTCATTTGTCCATCAGCTGGATGCGGAAAGAATTTTGAGTGCAGATGGTGTTGATAGAATCATAGGCCGTGGCCCGGATACATTAAGTGTTGATGGGGAACTAAGCATTGACATGACCGATGAGAATGTCATAGAAAGAGAACTTGAAGAGTTCAACGATTTGGTGGATGCAATCAACTTCTTTGGTATGAGAAGAATTTAAAAAAAAGAAAAGATTAGTTTGAATCCTCGACAAGAGAACTCTCACTATTAATTTTAACCAATATATAATCATACATTTTTGATTTTTTAATCTCGGAAATCTCAGATAATTTTTTACCGTCAATCACCACATTACCTATATCTTCTGCATAGGTATCATAATTCAGTTTTACACGAACACCATCCAATTGTGAAGTTACCGGAGTTGGAGAGATAACATCCTTAATTTCTCTAATTTGATTTTCAATTGCATTTTTAACAACAATGGATGGAACCAGTGGTGAATCTAGAGCCATTTCACGTTTTCTATCACTTAAAATTTGTTCAATGGTTTCAACTAACTTATCCAATGCACGTATATCCGGACCCCTTCTGAGTCTTCTTGGAATTCTACCAAGGCCCCCTACATATGCATCTGCTCCTGGAAGTTCGTTAACATCTATTTCAGGTGCACCTGTGACAATTACAGGTATATCAATATTATCATAAAGGAATGATTTTTCTTTAATACAATTTTCAAAACTGCCCAATACAAAAATAGCAATGTCATGCTCTTCAATCAAGTCTTTTTCTTCCTCGGTAATTCCGGAGGTTCCTTTACCGTCTCCACGAGCAAGACCTATCATGTTATCCTTTGCACCGAATTCACGCAAGTATTCAGAAATGTCACATGCAGCATGAGGCAAGTGATGTCTTGCAAGAGTAGGAGAGACGATTGCAATTTCAGAACCGGCCATTGGAGCAACGGATAGTTTTGCCAGCAATTCTTTAGATTTTTCTTCGATTTTGTCAACATCTTCCATTGGAACGGCCATATTCAATACCAATTCCATCTGTTGAACACTATCTTGAAGAATGAATCCTCCCAAATCTTCAATCAATTCTCTTATCTCTTCACTTTTGTGAACTCCACCAGTAAATAATAATGTTTCATACATTTTAACAACTCTCTAAAAATGCAATTATATAATATAATAATTTTTAATTCATATCTTATATTAAATTTTCTAAAATCGAATATCTCAGTTCTGCCTTTTTAAATGGATTTTTTGAAACTTCATTGTGTGATGGAATCTCAACCAGATTATCGGTTTCTGTAACCTTATCTTTTAAATAATCTGGATAAATCACATATTGGAAGTTTTCAACCACTATATCAAATCCCATATCCAAAACTATGTCCTTCAGGAATTCGGAATAAACCTTTACATTAATTCCCCTTTTAAAATCGGAATTCAGGTATTTTTTACAAATTTCAAAATCATCGAAATATGAAATTATATCCCCATCATCCAATTCATGGGATGTCAGCTTGGAAACCTGCTTTATGCTTTTAAAAATTTGTGAAGGAGTGTTGATTTTTACCCTAAGTGCAGGCATGTCCACCTTGCTTTCAGATAAAAGTATGGCCAAATCCCCATCTTCTGTTTGTGGAAACTTGTTTATCACATAATCGGTTATGCCCGCACATTTTACGATCTCTTCACACATTGGTGTTGTGACGATTTTCATAATAATATTATATAGTATCATTCAATATAAATTACTTCATGAAAGTTACATTGAGTTTTGAAGATACTGCAAGCAGTGACGTTTCCATTATGGTTGATGCCCTAAGGGCCAGTTCCACAATAACATTGGCCTTAAATAAATTCAAAAGGATAATTCCATGCTTTACCCCTGAAGAAGCCTTCGATTTAAAAGAAAAAACAGGAGGAGTTTTAGCAGGCGAACGTGGCGGAAAGCAAATTGAAGGATTTGACATTGGAAACAGCCCTTGCGGAATTAAGGATTATGAAAGTTCACATGACACGCTCATACTAACAACAAACAATGGAACAAGAATACTCGAAAACATGGACTCAAAAGTATTGGTGGGTTCCATGGTCAATGCAAAGGCGGTTGGCCTAAAAAGCATTCAATTGGCTGAAAGCCATATTGATGTGGTTATGGCCGGAGTAAACGGAAAGTTTGCAATCGAGGACTTTCTGGCTTCAGGCGAAATACTATACTGGATTTGTCAAAATCTGGATGAATATGAACTGAGCGAATACGCAAAGTCCGCAATTTTGGCAAGCAGAGACTATGAACTGGTAAAAGATGCTTTTTTAACATCCAGAACTGCCAAAAGGCTAATTGAACTTGACTACGAGGAGGACGTCAGACTTTGCATGATGAAAAACATAAGTGAAAATGTAGCCAGATATGATAAAAATGAATTAACTTTATATATCTAGATTTCATTAATATTATTAGAACAATTTTAAAGATGTGTTTTTTTGAAAAGGGAATGTTTAAAAATAATAGGTACTGCTCACGTTTCACAGGAAAGTGTGGACGAAGTAAAGGATGCCATATACGAATATCAACCGGATGTTGTTGCAATCGAGCTTGACAGAGGCCGATACACAAGACTGAAAGAGCAGATGATGGGCATTGAAAGAGATGACCCCATATCCGTAACCAACATCATCAAGGAAAATAAGGTTGGATTATTCTTCACAAGCACATTACTTAGTTACTTTCAATCAAAAATTGGAGCGGACCTTGATGTTGCGCCGGGTTCTGAAATGATTGGTGCAATTGAAGCCAGCGAAGATTTGGGAATACCAATTGCACTCATTGACAGAGATGTGAACATAACCCTGCAAAGAGCCTTGAACAAAATGGGATTTGTTGAAAAGGCAAAATTCATATTTGGTTTAATAGCTTCCGTTTTCGGATTGGATGATGAGGAAGATATTGACGTTGAAGAGCTGAAAAATCCGGAAAACCTTGATGACTTGATGGACATGTTCAAGGATGAGGCTCCAAGTGTTCATGAAGTTTTGGTTCATGAAAGGGATGCATATCTCGCAGGAAGCATTTTAAGAATCCCACAGGATCATGTGATTGCGGTCGTAGGTGCGGGCCACAAGCCAGGTATCGAAAATTATCTTGACAATCCGGAGACATTGCCTAATCTAAGAGATTTGGAAATAATCAATGATAAGAAAGGTATTCCATGGGCAAAAATATTATTGGGTCTGATTCCATTACTGTTTGTTGTGATATTTTTTCTGGCATATTTTAGCGGGATAAACATTACAGGAAACATCTTTGAATTCATTATAATCAGTATGATTATGGGATTTATCGGATCAATCCTTTCCGGTTCCAAACTCATATCTGCAATCGTTGGAGGAATAGTTGCGCCCCTGACCATCATTCACCCCCTGCTTGCTGCAGGATGGTTTTCAGGACTGTGTGAAGCAAAATTCAGAAAAGTCAGACCAAGTGACATTAAAAATCTGACAAAAATAGAAAGTTTTAGGGACTTATGGCAAAACAACATATTCAGAATACTCCTTGTGGTAATTGGAACCAATTTAGGAGTCAGCATTGCAACTTTAGTTATCTTACCTTCCCAAGTATTCATACCATTATTCATGAGAATATTCGGAGGATAGAATACTTTTATATAATCATATTTATAATATTTATAATTACTATTAATTTTAAATGGAAAAATTATCATGTATCTTATATTTCGTTGTGACTGTGGAAGGGCATTATACGCCAAGGAAGGCGTTGCTACACGCAAATGTGTTTGTGGAAAGACATTGAAAGTTAAATCAAGACGTATTTTTCAAAAAGTAGCAACCAGAGAGGAAGCCTCTCTTGCAGTACAGCAAATGCAGGATAAAATATACAAAAACACAGGCTTTATGAGAGCCAGTGATTTGTAATTAGTTTTAATGGTTTGTCAAAAATGATTGGAACGATACTCAAAATAATTATTATATTAATTTTAATATTTATCAACGGATACTTATCTATGGCGGAACTTGCCGTTGTTTCCGTTAGAAAATCGAAAATGCAAAAATATCTTGATGAAGGAAATAAAAAAGCTGAAATCGTAATGAAATTAGGTGAAGACCCTAACGAATTTTTATCAACTGTACAAATTGGAATTTCTCTTACCGCAGTTTTAACTGGTGCATTTGGTGGGGCCACACTGGCCGAACCTCTTGCAAAGCTAATTTCATTTATCCCTTATAGTGAACCTATTAGCTTAATTGTGGTTGTTATAATAAGTACATACCTAACACTGGTTATCGGCGAAATCGTGCCAAAGGTCATTGCATTAAATGACCCTGAAAGAATATCCCTTCAAGTTGCAAAATATATGGAAATTCTCTCAATAATTTCAAGACCTATAAGTTTCATTCTTGCAAAATCAAGCAGTTTCCTTTTATGGTTAATGAGAATTGATCGCAGAACAGATGATGCTGTTACTGAAGAGGAAATCGAACTTATGATTAAGGAAGGAAGAGAAGATGGAACTATCGAACAAGAGGAAGAAGACATCATCAAAAGGGTTTTCAAGCTCGATGACCAAAAAGTCGAAAGCATCATGACCCCCCGTAATGAAATCATTTGGATTGACCTTGAAGATGAAAGGGACATCAACAAGATTAAAATCATTGAAAGTAAAAGGTCAATATTTCCAATTGCCAGTGGTGAATTAGATGATTTCATAGGTGTTGTTCAGGCCAAGGATATTCTTGCAGCACTATTTAACGATGATGAATTTGACATTCATAAAATTGTCAAAGAACCATTGGTAGTTTCAGAACACCTTGAAACTTTGGAACTGCTTAAGGAATTTAAGGAAAACCAGGAATATGTACACATGTCACTTGTTGTTGACGAATTCGGTAGCGTCGAAGGGTTAATCACTTTAAACGATTTACTTGAAGGTATTGTTGGAGACATTCCTGGAATTGATGAGGAAGATGAACCTAAAGCAACTCAAAGATTAGATGGAAGCTGGTTAATAGATGGAAGATATCCAATTGATAAATTCAAAGAACTATTTGAATTCAAAGATAAATTACCTGATGAAGAAGAAGACAATTACACCACACTTGCAGGATTTATCTTAAGCCTAAGCGGTACAATACCTGATGAAGAAGACAAATACGAATGTGGAAGATTTATCTTTGAAATAATCGATATTGACGGACACCAAATCGACAAAGTTCTCGTGACCGATTTGGGTCCAGAAGAACCAGTGATAATAGAGGAATAAAAAATGGACGCAGGAATAATAATTCAAATTGTATTACTGCTTGTGGGATTCGTATTTTTAATAAAAGGATCCGACTTTTTTGTTGATGGAGCAAGTAGCATTGCGGCAATTCTTAAGATACCTACAATCATTGTTGGTTTGACAATTGTTGCATTCGGAACAAGTGCTCCCGAAGCTGCAGTATCAATTACTTCATCAATAGTGGGCAACAATGCAATGGCTGTCAGTAACGTTGTTGGAAGTAACCTCTTCAATATGCTGATGGTAATCGGTATAGCTGCATTGATGAGTAATTTATTAATGGAAAAAAGTGTTTTAAATAAGGACTTGCCTTTCCTTGTTGGAATTACCGTATTATGGGCAATATTTCTTGTAATAGGATGGGACATCTCAGCCATTGAAGGAATCATCTTACTCGCACTCTTAGTGATTTATGTAGTCTACCTTATTAAAGATGCTAAAAAGTCCAGTGATGCAAATTATGTTGAAAAGCCAAAATTGACAACACCTAAAAGTATAATCTTCATTCTTGTGGGACTTGCAGGAATCATAATAGGTGGGGATTTGGTAGTTGACAGTGCCTCAGCAATAGCAATCGCCCTTGGAATGAGTGAAACCCTTGTTGGTTTGACCATTGTTGCAATCGGTACATCATTACCTGAACTTGTTACCTCAATTACCGCTTTAAGAAAAGGTGAAAATCAATTGGTTATAGGTAATGTAGTTGGTTCCAACATATTCAACATATTATTCGTACTTGGGGCAAGTAGTGCAATAAGTCGAATACCTCTCGACTCAAGCATGTTAATAGATGTACTATTTATGGTAGCAGTAACAGTATTATGCTTCATATTTGGTAAAACCCAAGAAAAATATGATAAAAAAGAAGGTATTATATTAATAATACTATTCATTGCGTATATGGCATTCGCAATCCTTAGAAATTAAATCTTTTAACTCACAAGCCTTACAGATATTAGATGAAGTCGGCTCACCACAGACTTCACATTCGTTAAGGTTTGTGTTTATATCATTTTCAAAATTCAAAATCTGTTTGAATGACTCCATCACATTAACCTTGACACCGGGATGCTGATCTTCACTGACATTTAAAAACTCCTTGATTTTTGCCCTAAGTGACAAATGGGAATAAGGACACTCATCTAGATGTATGTCAATATCATTAATTACAGCCCACATGCCGACTTCCTTTTCGGGAGTGTTCCACAACGGCTTTATTCTTGGAACGAGTTTCGGATGAATAACATCAAGTTCAGGCCCAAATTTGGAGAATTTGATAGTATCTCCACGTGCAAAGCTCATTAAGAATGACTGAATCTCATCATCCAAATTATGTCCGGTTGCAATCTTAACCGCACCAAGTTCATAGGCAGTTTTATTTAAAATGTTACGCCTAAACACCCCACATGGGATGCATGCGCTTTTAAAATTAGAATAGATATCATCCAATGCAAAACCCTCTTCGGACTTGAATGATTTTTGAACAAGCTCAATATCCAAGTCCTTTGCATTTTTAATGGCAGAATCAATACCGTGTTGCCTGTAGCCTTCAATACCCTCATCAACACTGATGGCAACCAAATCAAAATCAAGGTATTTTTGATAATTTTTCAGTGCATGCAATGTCAGTACACTGTCCTTACCACCGGACAATGCAACGGCTATCAATTCACCTTCCTTAATTAATTGATAATCATCAATCAGATTATTGATTCTTGTAAAAATCTTTTCATTGAATTCATCTTTGTTTAATTTCACCATTACTAAATTAATTTATACAATAATAAATAAATAATTTTCTTAGGTGAAAATTATGATTACTTGTGATTTTGCAATATTGCCAGTAGGTACAGAAACTACAGAATGTAAAGACTATGTAACCGCAGCCGTACAGTCAATAAAGGATTCCGGTCTGAGTTACCAGTTGACAGGTATGGGAACACAGATTGAAGCAGAAAATCTAACAGAATTGTATGCTGCCATAGCCAAAGCCCAGGAGGCAGTGTTTGACGTTGGTGTTGGCAGGGTCTATACAGTTATAAAAGTAGATGACAGAAGAGATCTGGAAAACAGAACTTTGGATGCGAAAGTGGATACGGTTGAAAAAATGTTAGAATGAGTTAGAATTTAATCTAACTCGTTAGAAGCAGTTTTTACAGCTTCAATAACTAAATCCAAATCTTCTTTTGTTAAATTAGGATGAACAGGTAGGGAAATCACATTGTCTGCTGCAAGTTCTGCATTTGGACAATCCCCTTCAAATCCGAGAATTTTATAGATTGGCTGATTATATAACGGAATAGGATAATGAATTCCTGTTCCAACACCGCACTCATTGATTATGTCAACCCAATCATCACGGTCTCCTTTTTCAACACGGATTGTGTATTGGTGATATACATGTTTTGAACCGTCAGCACAGTAAGGAGTAATGACTCCGTCAACATCCTTCAATCCTTCGTTCAAGTAAGCCGCATTTTCTATTCTTTTGTCATTGAATCCGTCTATTTTATCCATTTGTGCAAGACCTATCGCTGCTGCGATATCAGTCATTCTAAAGTTGTATCCTATTGCATCATGATGATATCTGACGCTTGCCCCATGTGCACGGAATATTTTTGCTTGTTCGGCCAAATCCTCATCATCGGTGGTTATTATTCCACCTTCGGAAGTTGTCATGTTTTTGGTTGGATAAAAACTGAAGCATGCCATGTCACCCATACTTCCAACCTTTTGACCTTTGTAGGTTGCACCATGAGCCTGTGCGGCATCTTCGATAACGATCAAACCGTATTTTTCAGCAATTTCATTAATTCTGTCCATGTCAGCTGATTGGCCGTATAGCTGAACAGGTAAAATAGCCTTGGTATTTTCAGTTATCAAATCTTCAATTGAGTCAGGGTTTAAAGTGTAAGTTTTTAAATCAATATCTGCAAATACCGGTTTTGCACCAGTATAAACGATAGAATTCCCACTTGCAATGAAAGTGAATGGAGTTGTGATTACCTCATCGCCTTCACCGATACCGCATGCAAGAAGTGCTGTATGCAATGCAGCAGTACCTGAGTTTACGGCAATACCGTATTTTGCTCCAACCCATTCAGCAAATTTTTGTTCAAACTCTTCAACTTTAGGTCCTTGAGCAATCATACCGGATTTTAAAACTTCAACTACATTTTCTATTTCTTCATCACCAATTAATGGTTTTGCAATAGGAACTTTAATATCTGACACATTTATCACCAAATAGATTATTATACTATAATATTTAAATCTAATAATATTTAAAATATTAGTTATTAAGAAAAACTACGAGTGAGAAGTAATGGAAGAATATAAAATAAAAACTATAGAAGAAGGATTGACAAAAATTGAATTTCCGGAATTTGAAAAGGTTTCATCCGCCGCACCGGTTTTTTATAATCCCCATATGGAAATGAATAGGGACCTGTCTATTCTTGCAATCCAGGTTTTCCAAAAACAAGAGGACCGTGAAATCAATATCTGCGACTTGTTCGGAGGAAGCGGAATTCGTGGAGTAAGATATAAAAACGAAATCGATGGTGTCGGCGAAGTTGCCATAAATGACATTAGTGAAACCGCCAATCATTATGAACGCCACAACATTGAATTGAATGGTTTGAGTGATGTTGAAGTGTATCAGCATGACGCAAGCATGTTCTTAAGGATGAAACGTGGTGAATTTGACGTGATTGATATTGATTCTTTTGGAACCCCTTCTCCATTTTTAGATTCAGCAGGATATTGCGCTCGTAGAAATTCACTTTTATGCGTTACTGCAACCGACACCTCAGCATTGTGCGGAACCTATGAGGAGCCATGCATTCGCAAATACAATTCCAAACCTTACAAAAGTGAATACTGCCATGAAAACGGTATCAGAATTTTGGCAGGTTTTGTTGCACTTACACTTTCAAAGTATGCAAAGTACATTGAAGTGAAAATGTCACACAGTACTGAACATTATATGAGATTATACCTAGAAATTAAAAAGGGTTCAAAAAGAACAGATGAATCTTTAAAAAATTTAGGATATATAAGTCACTGCAAACACTGCCTGCACAGACAGACAAGCCATGGTTTGGCCAGTCCAATTGATGAAATATGTCCTGTTTGCGGTGAAAATTTAACCCATGCCGGACCTCTGTGGCTCGGAAGTATTCAGGATGGCGAATTTATTCAAAAAATGATTGATGAAGCTGAAAATAAAAAGATAAATACTGAAAAGGAAGCTTTAAAGTTATTGAACAAATGTCTTGTTGAAGCTGATGCCCCTGTAAGCTTTTATGATGTTCACAGCATATGCAAATCTTTAAAAGTCAGTGCACCAAAATTTGACTTAATTTTAAATGAACTTGAAAATAATGGATTTAAAGCTATAAGAACCCATTTCAATCCAATTGGCATTAAAAGTGATGCAGGCATCGAGGATATTAAAAAAATTTTGGAAAAATTAAATGAAAATTAAAAGTATTACACTGTTATAACAAAAATTTATAAAAAAACATAAAAAATAAGTTGCATTGGCAATATTTAATCAAATTTTTTAAAAATTATGGCAAGTAAAAATTACAATTAGTACAATATGCAAAAAATTTTAAAAAAAAATATCAAAAATACAACAACTTTTATATAATATGAAAACCTTACTATATAGCATATAGTTAATAATATCAATTAACTAAAATTTAAAAATATAATTAAGGAGTTTTCAAATGGTAAAGACTAAAGATAATGTCGTCAAACTTGATGATACTGATATTAACATCCTTAAAATTATCAATGAAGATGTAAGAACATCTTACAGACAAATTTCACGCAGTTTGGATGTGTCTGTAGGAACCGTTCACAATCGTATTGATAAGATGGTAAAATCTGGAGTAATCAAAAAATTCTCTCCAGTAATTGACCATGAAAAATTAGGTTTTGTTTTAACTACAATCATCGGAGTTAGAGTAAAAGGCGGAAAACTAAAAAATTGGGAAGAAAAAACTTTCTTCAATAAAAATGTTGTTGGAATTTATGATGTGACTGGAGAATATGATGCATTTTTAATTGCAAAATTCAGAAACACCAATGAATTAAACGCATTCATTAAAGAATTATTAAAAGACCCAATTATAGAAAGGACATATACTCAAACTGTTCTTGATGTTATTAAAGAAGACATGGGATCTTCCAACATATTATAACTTTTTTTTCAAAAGTAGTTCAAACTACTTTTTTATTTCTTATTTTTTATCAAAGTGTATATTTTATACTTAAATATATAATAAATATTACAATGTTATATTGACCTTACAAAACTGTCAAATAATCATTTAAGTATATAAATGAAAAAATACAATATTAATAATATTTAATTATTAAAACGAGGTTATTAAATTGGCAGTTTGCTTACCCGATACTCAAGACGACACTCCAAGTGTGCCCATAAAATTAACCAGAGTGGGTGTCACCGGAGTAAAAAAATTATTACAACTAGAAAGAAAAAATAAAAGACCTATAATTTTACTACCTTCTTTTGATGCATTTGTAGATTTACCAAGTGATCAAAAAGGAGTTCATATGTCTAGAAACCCGGAAGCCATTAGTGAAGTCCTCGAAACTGTAGCTAAAGACTCTACCGTAGATGTTGAATCATTATGTGCAAAAATCGTTGACAAAATGATGACCAAGCACGAATATGCAAGACGTGTTGAAATCTCAATGACAACCGATTTTATGTTCATGAAAGAATCACCAGTTACCAAAAATAAAACTCAGGAAATGGCCCAATTGAAAGCAAAAGCAATTGGACTTAGAGATGATGACGGTAACGTGACTATCAGAAAAAGCATAGGTGCGGAACTTATTGGAATGACCGTTTGTCCATGTGCACAGGAATCCGTAAGGGAATCCGATAAATTAAAATTATTAGAATTCCTTGATGAAGAAACTACACAAAAAGTTTTAGATACCGTGACATTTGCTTCTCACAATCAAAGAGGAATAGGAACACTCTTAATCGAAGTTCCAGAAGACAAAAGCGTTAAAGCTGAAGACTTGATTGAAATCATTGAAACTTCAATGAGTTCACCTGTATGTGAATTACTTAAAAGACCTGATGAAAATGCAACCGTAATGAATGCACACAGAAAACCTGTATTCGTTGAAGACTGCGTCAGGAACATGATGGAAAAAATTGTAAAAAAATATTCCGACTTCCCAGACGATACATTAATTACAGCACGCCAAGAAAATCAAGAAAGTATCCACAGACACAACGCATATGCTGAAAAGGTCACTACACTTGGTGAGTTAAAAGAAGAATTAAATATCTAGGGATGACTTTAATGAAAAAAACTTATGAAATTGCAGGAGAAGTAATGGGATTTTTTAATTCATTTAAAGGATCAAGACCTGCAATAGATAATGAAAGAATACTTATTGTCAGAGGAAGATCCAGAAAAGTTCTGCCATTAGATGAATTTGAATCCAAACTATTGGAAATCGGAGAAATCCTAGGCGGAAAGGAACTGGATGCAACTTCCGAAAAAATTTCAAAAATCCTGGAAATCGGTGATAAAAACATTAAACGAAGTGAAGTGTCAACCAACAGTGTGGACAGCAAAGGATTCATTAGGATGAAAGAGGAACTGGAATCAATGGGCCTTGTTGTTGCATATAAAGTGTTTGAAGTTCCTAAATTCGATGTTATTATTGCAATCTGGGAAGACAAAAACGAGATACCTCCATTATATGTGGAAGTTACCGTTTCAGAACATGACGATTAAGCATGACATCAAAATTAACCAAAGAAGATATTCTCAAGGTATTGACTGCCCAAGATAGCGAGATTATAAGCTATATGGCAGAAACCGTCAAATACCGAGAGAATCATCTTATTACTTATTCTAAAAATATTTTTATACCATTGACTGAAATCTGCAGAAACGATTGC from the uncultured Methanobrevibacter sp. genome contains:
- a CDS encoding calcium/sodium antiporter, whose amino-acid sequence is MDAGIIIQIVLLLVGFVFLIKGSDFFVDGASSIAAILKIPTIIVGLTIVAFGTSAPEAAVSITSSIVGNNAMAVSNVVGSNLFNMLMVIGIAALMSNLLMEKSVLNKDLPFLVGITVLWAIFLVIGWDISAIEGIILLALLVIYVVYLIKDAKKSSDANYVEKPKLTTPKSIIFILVGLAGIIIGGDLVVDSASAIAIALGMSETLVGLTIVAIGTSLPELVTSITALRKGENQLVIGNVVGSNIFNILFVLGASSAISRIPLDSSMLIDVLFMVAVTVLCFIFGKTQEKYDKKEGIILIILFIAYMAFAILRN
- a CDS encoding TIGR00269 family protein; this translates as MVKLNKDEFNEKIFTRINNLIDDYQLIKEGELIAVALSGGKDSVLTLHALKNYQKYLDFDLVAISVDEGIEGYRQHGIDSAIKNAKDLDIELVQKSFKSEEGFALDDIYSNFKSACIPCGVFRRNILNKTAYELGAVKIATGHNLDDEIQSFLMSFARGDTIKFSKFGPELDVIHPKLVPRIKPLWNTPEKEVGMWAVINDIDIHLDECPYSHLSLRAKIKEFLNVSEDQHPGVKVNVMESFKQILNFENDINTNLNECEVCGEPTSSNICKACELKDLISKDCECHIRNE
- a CDS encoding MTH1187 family thiamine-binding protein — translated: MITCDFAILPVGTETTECKDYVTAAVQSIKDSGLSYQLTGMGTQIEAENLTELYAAIAKAQEAVFDVGVGRVYTVIKVDDRRDLENRTLDAKVDTVEKMLE
- a CDS encoding DegT/DnrJ/EryC1/StrS aminotransferase family protein, translated to MSDIKVPIAKPLIGDEEIENVVEVLKSGMIAQGPKVEEFEQKFAEWVGAKYGIAVNSGTAALHTALLACGIGEGDEVITTPFTFIASGNSIVYTGAKPVFADIDLKTYTLNPDSIEDLITENTKAILPVQLYGQSADMDRINEIAEKYGLIVIEDAAQAHGATYKGQKVGSMGDMACFSFYPTKNMTTSEGGIITTDDEDLAEQAKIFRAHGASVRYHHDAIGYNFRMTDIAAAIGLAQMDKIDGFNDKRIENAAYLNEGLKDVDGVITPYCADGSKHVYHQYTIRVEKGDRDDWVDIINECGVGTGIHYPIPLYNQPIYKILGFEGDCPNAELAADNVISLPVHPNLTKEDLDLVIEAVKTASNELD
- a CDS encoding tRNA (guanine(10)-N(2))-dimethyltransferase — protein: MEEYKIKTIEEGLTKIEFPEFEKVSSAAPVFYNPHMEMNRDLSILAIQVFQKQEDREINICDLFGGSGIRGVRYKNEIDGVGEVAINDISETANHYERHNIELNGLSDVEVYQHDASMFLRMKRGEFDVIDIDSFGTPSPFLDSAGYCARRNSLLCVTATDTSALCGTYEEPCIRKYNSKPYKSEYCHENGIRILAGFVALTLSKYAKYIEVKMSHSTEHYMRLYLEIKKGSKRTDESLKNLGYISHCKHCLHRQTSHGLASPIDEICPVCGENLTHAGPLWLGSIQDGEFIQKMIDEAENKKINTEKEALKLLNKCLVEADAPVSFYDVHSICKSLKVSAPKFDLILNELENNGFKAIRTHFNPIGIKSDAGIEDIKKILEKLNEN
- a CDS encoding Lrp/AsnC family transcriptional regulator, whose translation is MVKTKDNVVKLDDTDINILKIINEDVRTSYRQISRSLDVSVGTVHNRIDKMVKSGVIKKFSPVIDHEKLGFVLTTIIGVRVKGGKLKNWEEKTFFNKNVVGIYDVTGEYDAFLIAKFRNTNELNAFIKELLKDPIIERTYTQTVLDVIKEDMGSSNIL
- the mptA gene encoding GTP cyclohydrolase MptA, whose translation is MAVCLPDTQDDTPSVPIKLTRVGVTGVKKLLQLERKNKRPIILLPSFDAFVDLPSDQKGVHMSRNPEAISEVLETVAKDSTVDVESLCAKIVDKMMTKHEYARRVEISMTTDFMFMKESPVTKNKTQEMAQLKAKAIGLRDDDGNVTIRKSIGAELIGMTVCPCAQESVRESDKLKLLEFLDEETTQKVLDTVTFASHNQRGIGTLLIEVPEDKSVKAEDLIEIIETSMSSPVCELLKRPDENATVMNAHRKPVFVEDCVRNMMEKIVKKYSDFPDDTLITARQENQESIHRHNAYAEKVTTLGELKEELNI
- a CDS encoding DUF2120 family protein → MKKTYEIAGEVMGFFNSFKGSRPAIDNERILIVRGRSRKVLPLDEFESKLLEIGEILGGKELDATSEKISKILEIGDKNIKRSEVSTNSVDSKGFIRMKEELESMGLVVAYKVFEVPKFDVIIAIWEDKNEIPPLYVEVTVSEHDD